A single Ziziphus jujuba cultivar Dongzao chromosome 11, ASM3175591v1 DNA region contains:
- the LOC107431637 gene encoding uncharacterized protein LOC107431637 isoform X1, which produces MSPATVDIRSPINPSHSKASSLQNPNSIYHTHASSPFNFASLSPGFAVAGQCGTDPSSSFPRSGAVASGRSRPRLTKVRKQLGGRSRTTSSELGSGFNPFCSVNDGNSASSGGNGNVGFVFGANQSGSHEKIWVNGETQSSVNVGKLSSDESRKCNIGNGTESAKIGNVGFVFGARENAPELNMCWENRRSAGKAKKMVHDDDNDDTLNKETESGSKCESFSDMGLVFGCNGNGLASNSNADKRECSNFAKKAGCDDSGQIKFGECGRTFIFRTYHEVEVDLDSANLNSEKGDSTKSVKKSEFSKTGETETSLLFGSQSSDSKSTKNLHNGKFAENFGQSACYGSAKTEIGKEAELKKNDESVFVFGASWSNSEANSCEEKSQSSENLGKPACNVRRKMKVGRERRFPKMKGKANVNYSLGKDNDIRSFFYGSSTKTASTSSGCTAAAKCEDGMKASSEILRNCSGNANNQIDNICSCIFDSSDEMVSVSSAASVHNLPDEMKKLNINNSVNVEGADEIKESLNNANGCSETSGGNSKGGSVHVEMTSGGNSETIGQYHFIFRNDGNAADASGIPISEPFRTGLGENVDVGQCRQFQAASAPSSFSSAGLEFQPSASNADFVGGVKDKDKKFTWSTDGLRIPYVDFMASLCDPSRLKDNLFPDLNKKSECGVKNSTIKGKRLRKTKGKLKKSLGKQWPVSDQVPKESSSQENQDSPGCYSPMDLSPYQETNVSDQDSRKASTHQDRTCPPCASGATVPADLKGDDLAKPGEGLDSNGGGHTFKELKEEKLGCHEEIFFNHNCSSISGAEFTYSNSKMEQVCGSNGAGVASAGARVDFNSETEKQEKNSRMQFQFSSGLEDVKGSDFTFSAKSAVQGGLSAAERRHKRKNRNKVGHESFVINPSPNIKFESSSAQSSPLSTPSLSEAANKSEAGEQFKQGYNFSPSGTHETCEKWRFRGNKAYEDKNLSKAEEFYTQGIISVPSNERSGRCLQPLVLCYSNRAVTRMCLGKMKEAIGDCMMAVALDPSFLKAQLRAAKCHLALGEVEDAIKYFNKCLESGADVCLDRRIIIDAADGLQKAQKVAEWTEISAELLEQKNPDAALSALESISEALSISLYSESLLEMKAEALHMLRRHEEAIQLCEQSLCFAEKNFISGNGVTDIDGSRSDSCSPVRLWRWCLTSKSYFHLGRLEAALALLDKLILIKDKFQSKNLESSILLAVTIREILHHKNAGNEAFKSGRYAEAVEHYTAALSNNVESRPFVAICFCNRAAAHQALGQIADAIADCSLAIALDGNYAKAISRRATLHEMIRDYAQAATDLQRLISILKNRCDDKTKESCTPGRSTASVKELKKAQLQLSVMEEEAKKGICLDFYLILGCKLSDTPSDIKKAYRKAALKHHPDKAGQFLARSDSGDEGRLWKEISLEVKKDADRLFKMIGEAYTVLSDPTKRSEYDLEEDMRKAMKRSNGSSTHSRAADFHRRSDTPRYHQYERNAYRRNGRENWKTYGNSSSRW; this is translated from the exons ATGTCGCCGGCGACGGTGGATATCCGATCTCCGATCAACCCTTCGCACTCCAAGGCTTCCTCTCTGCAAAACCCTAATTCCATTTACCACACTCACGCGAGCTCGCCATTCAATTTTGCTTCTTTATCTCCGGGTTTTGCTGTTGCGGGTCAGTGTGGTACggatccttcttcttctttccctcGGTCAGGGGCGGTGGCATCGGGACGGTCGCGTCCCAGGCTTACGAAGGTGAGGAAGCAGTTGGGTGGGAGGTCCAGAACTACTTCCAGTGAGCTCGGTTCAGGTTTCAACCCGTTTTGTTCGGTAAACGATGGTAACAGTGCGTCGAGTGGTGGTAATGGGAATGTGGGTTTTGTGTTTGGAGCTAATCAGAGTGGTTCCCATGAGAAAATTTGGGTGAATGGGGAGACACAATCTAGTGTGAATGTGGGGAAGTTGAGCTCCGATGAGAGTAGAAAGTGCAATATTGGGAATGGAACAGAGTCTGCGAAGATTGGGAATGTCGGTTTTGTGTTTGGCGCTAGGGAAAATGCTCCGGAATTAAATATGTGTTGGGAAAATAGACGATCGGCTGGAAAGGctaaaaagatggttcatgatgatgataatgatgatactTTGAATAAAGAAACAGAATCCGGATCAAAATGTGAGAGTTTTAGTGATATGGGTCTTGTGTTTGGTTGTAATGGTAATGGTTTGGCTTCGAATTCAAATGCCGATAAGAGAGAATGTAGCAACTTTGCCAAGAAAGCGGGCTGTGATGATAGTGGACAGATCAAATTTGGAGAGTGCGGTAGGACTTTTATATTTAGAACTTATCATGAGGTTGAGGTTGATTTGGATTCTGCCAATTTGAATTCAGAAAAGGGAGACTCAACTAAGAGTGTGAAGAAATCAGAATTTAGTAAAACTGGTGAGACAGAGACTAGTTTGCTGTTTGGCTCTCAATCCAGTGATTCTAAGTCTACTAAAAATTTGCACAATGGGAAATTTGCTGAAAATTTTGGGCAGTCAGCCTGTTATGGCAGTGCCAAGACGGAAATTGGTAAGGAAGCTGAGCTTAAGAAGAACGATgaatctgtttttgtttttggtgccAGTTGGTCTAACTCTGAAGCAAATTCGTGTGAGGAAAAGAGTCAATCCAGTGAAAATCTTGGAAAGCCGGCTTGTAATGTGCGGAGGAAGATGAAAGTGGGGAGAGAAAGAAGATTTCCGAAAATGAAAGGTAAAGCTAATGTAAATTATAGCTTGGGTAAGGATAATGATATTAGGTCTTTTTTTTATGGAAGCAGTACTAAAACAGCTTCCACTTCGTCTGGGTGCACTGCAGCAGCGAAGTGTGAAGATGGAATGAAGGCAAGTAGTGAAATCTTAAGAAATTGCAGCGGCAATGCAAATAatcaaattgataatatttGTTCATGTATATTTGATAGTAGTGATGAGATGGTTAGTGTTTCTAGTGCAGCTTCAGTACATAACCTTCCTGATGAgatgaagaaactgaacatcAATAATTCTGTGAATGTTGAAGGTGCTGACGAAATTAAAGAATCGTTAAACAATGCTAATGGATGTTCAGAAACCAGTGGGGGTAATTCAAAAGGAGGTTCTGTGCATGTCGAAATGACTAGTGGGGGTAATTCTGAAACCATTGGCCAATACCACTTTATATTTAGAAATGATGGTAATGCGGCTGATGCCTCTGGAATTCCTATTTCTGAACCATTTCGGACAGGACTTGGCGAGAATGTTGATGTTGGCCAGTGTCGTCAATTTCAAGCAGCTTCTGCTCCATCTTCTTTCTCATCGGCTGGTCTTGAGTTCCAGCCTAGTGCTTCCAACGCAGATTTTGTTGGGGGAGTGAAAGACAAGGATAAGAAGTTTACCTGGTCTACGGATGGTTTGAGGATTCCCTATGTGGATTTCATGGCGTCACTTTGTGATCCTTCCAGACTGAAGGATAATCTGTTTCctgatttaaataaaaaatcagaatGCGGTGTAAAGAACAGTACAATTAAGGGAAAAAGATTAAGGAAAACAAAGGGAAAGTTGAAGAAATCTTTAGGTAAGCAATGGCCTGTAAGTGATCAAGTCCCTAAGGAAAGCAGTTCACAAGAAAATCAAGACTCTCCTGGATGCTACTCTCCCATGGATTTATCTCCTTACCAGGAAACCAATGTTTCTGATCAAGACTCGAGGAAAGCTTCCACTCATCAAGACAGGACCTGTCCACCTTGTGCCTCAGGTGCGACAGTTCCAGCTGATCTTAAAGGTGATGATTTGGCTAAACCAGGGGAAGGATTGGATAGCAATGGAGGTGGTCACACATTTAAGGAGCTAAAAGAGGAGAAGCTTGGGTGTCATgaggaaatattttttaatcataattgtTCATCAATTTCAGGTGCTGAATTTACCTACTCTAATTCCAAAATGGAGCAGGTCTGTGGTAGCAATGGTGCTGGTGTGGCTTCAGCAGGAGCTAGAGTTGATTTTAACTCGGAGACAGAGAAGCAAGAGAAAAATTCTAGAATGCAGTTCCAATTTTCTTCTGGTTTGGAAGATGTGAAGGGGAGTGATTTTACTTTTTCTGCAAAATCTGCAGTACAAGGTGGTCTATCAGCAGCAGAGCGTCgacataaaaggaaaaatagaaataaggTTGGTCATGAAAGTTTTGTTATTAATCCAAGCCCAAACATTAAGTTTGAATCCTCATCTGCACAATCTTCCCCCTTAAGCACACCTTCACTTTCAGAAGCAGCAAATAAATCTGAAGCAGGTGAACAGTTCAAGCAAGGATACAATTTTTCCCCATCTGGAACTCATGAAACCTGTGAAAAGTGGCGATTCAG GGGAAACAAAGCTTATGAAGATAAAAATCTTTCAAAAGCTGAGGAGTTTTACACACAGGGGATTATTTCTGTACCTTCAAATGAAAGATCAGGACGCTGCCTTCAGCCTCTTGTTCTTTGCTATAGCAACCGTGCAGTAACTCGGATGTGCCTTGGAAAAATGAAGGAAGCTATAGGGGACTGCATGATGGCTGTTGCACTAGATCCAAGCTTTCTCAAAGCTCAACTGAGAGCTGCAAA ATGTCATCTAGCTCTGGGAGAAGTAGAAGATGCAATAAAGTACTTTAATAAGTGCTTGGAATCAGGGGCAGATGTGTGTTTGGATCGGAGAATCATAATAGATGCTGCTGACGGCCTACAAAAGGCCCAG AAAGTGGCTGAGTGGACTGAAATTTCCGCCGAACTTCTGGAACAGAAAAATCCTGATGCAGCTCTAAGTGCTTTAGAAAGTATTTCTGAGGCCTTGTCAATTAGCTTATATTCAGAAAGTTTACTGGAAATGAAAGCAGAGGCACTTCATATG TTGAGGAGGCATGAAGAGGCAATTCAGTTGTGTGAGCAGAGCTTATGTTTTGCAGAAAAGAACTTTATCTCGGGGAATGGAGTAACAGATATAGATGGTTCTAGAAGTGACAGCTGCTCACCTGTGAGGCTGTGGAGGTGGTGCCTGACATCCAAGTCATactttcatttgggaagacttGAGGCGGCTCTTGCTTTACTTGATAAGCTGATATTAATCAAGGACAA GTTTCAAAGTAAGAATTTGGAATCATCAATTTTGTTGGCTGTCACCATACGTGAAATTTTACACCACAAG AATGCAGGCAATGAAGCATTTAAATCAGGAAGATATGCAGAAGCAGTCGAGCATTATACTGCTGCTTTATCTAACAATGTTGAATCACGTCCATTTGTGGCAATCTGTTTCTGCAATCGTGCTGCAGCACACCAAGCTCTGGGTCAAATTGCTGATGCCATTGCAGATTGCAGTCTAGCTATTGCCCTCGATGGAAATTATGCAAAG GCCATCTCTAGAAGAGCCACTTTACATGAGATGATTAGAGATTATGCACAGGCGGCTACTGACCTCCAAAGACTCATATCCATTCTGAAAAACCGATGTGATGACAAGACCAAGGAGTCTTGTACGCCAGGTAGATCCACTGCCAgtgtcaaagaattaaagaaagCTCAATTGCAGTTGTCAGTGATGGAAGAAGAAGCTAAGAAAGGAATCTGCTTGGATTTTTATCTCATTTT GGGATGTAAACTGTCCGATACACCTTCTGACATCAAGAAGGCATACCGTAAGGCAGCTCTCAAACACCATCCTGACaag GCTGGTCAGTTTCTGGCAAGAAGTGATAGTGGAGATGAAGGGCGACTCTGGAAGGAAATCTCCCTGGAAGTCAAGAAGGATGCAGATAGGCTTTTCAAAATGATTGGAGAGGCATATACAGTACTTTCCGACCCTACAAAG CGTTCGGAATACGATCTCGAGGAGGACATGAGAAAAGCCATGAAGAGAAGCAATGGAAGCAGCACTCATAGTAGAGCTGCAGATTTTCATAGACGATCTGATACTCCCAGGTACCACCAATATGAGAGAAATGCTTATAGACGGAACGGCAGAGAGAATTGGAAAACATATGGGAATTCATCTTCTCGATGGTAG